One window of the Chryseobacterium sp. CY350 genome contains the following:
- a CDS encoding M23 family metallopeptidase: protein MKKIQSKYAFTLMLLLFSYLSFAQFNTLRPAVPKKSENQKASEKSNIEEPLNQKRNKKSWKELLNMTTKSDLISQIDSLKMMIKDYKIVKEVQRNEFEKLKDSLLLQAHNRVEETKQTSKRHKPSTTYDFVDEPAAYFSKIVMPLNNKITVTSSYGTRTHPIFGTKKMHNGIDLKARFENVYSVLDGIVTATGWDSKGGGNFIKVKHFDRFETSYLHLSEIYYRAGEIVKAGFIIGKSGNTGNSTGPHLHFSVKEFGQNINPSHFLNDLIQVNNLIANHYEH, encoded by the coding sequence ATGAAAAAAATACAATCAAAATACGCATTTACTTTGATGCTGTTATTGTTCAGTTACCTATCATTTGCACAGTTTAATACACTTAGACCAGCAGTGCCAAAAAAATCTGAAAATCAAAAAGCTTCTGAAAAATCTAATATCGAAGAACCGCTCAACCAAAAAAGGAATAAAAAATCTTGGAAAGAGCTTTTAAATATGACCACAAAATCAGATTTAATAAGTCAAATCGATTCTTTGAAAATGATGATTAAAGATTATAAAATTGTAAAAGAAGTACAGAGAAATGAGTTTGAAAAACTCAAAGATTCTTTGCTGCTGCAAGCACACAATAGAGTAGAAGAAACAAAACAGACATCAAAAAGACACAAACCTTCCACAACGTATGACTTTGTTGATGAACCTGCGGCATATTTTTCAAAAATCGTAATGCCTCTAAATAACAAAATTACAGTCACCTCTTCTTATGGAACAAGAACACATCCTATTTTCGGAACAAAAAAAATGCATAATGGGATTGACTTAAAAGCCAGATTCGAAAATGTGTATTCCGTTTTGGACGGAATTGTTACTGCAACAGGCTGGGATTCTAAAGGCGGTGGAAATTTTATAAAAGTAAAACATTTTGACCGTTTCGAAACCTCTTACCTACATCTCTCAGAAATATATTATCGAGCTGGAGAAATTGTAAAAGCCGGATTTATCATCGGAAAAAGTGGGAATACCGGAAACTCCACTGGACCACATCTGCATTTTTCGGTAAAAGAATTCGGACAAAACATCAATCCTTCTCATTTTTTAAATGACCTTATACAAGTAAACAATTTAATAGCAAACCATTATGAACACTAA
- a CDS encoding Eco57I restriction-modification methylase domain-containing protein — protein sequence MKDEDFFNEINDDISVVEGNKKELIVFTNSKDTLSFLELLQLNKQVNNRTLITLNSGSNSKKFLNRYQNYDGKMFLCLTGDRTGNAITRKILTEFNDKNIKDVRPLYEISENGNQDLTEYLENKLNLQDKNTNLVEPKISENESNAFESGRTSDSQQVGNGTPERNTGELRHKIQSEQNGSYGSGQAVGSNNAGNGLAGTERRNLGNRERGRVSYDNSQQNNVGETQGRSVGGIVPGRTVSDRRRPDGGLSEIGEESTNNVELDALISKYKGQKVSNEQVAEVVSAACFVYENHKVILTENLKITDDLKEICNQFQSGGTAKEGRGILDEYYTQDKIVDAVHNLIKDHFKTQKEISVLEPSVGTGNFIYATHELSVNSKITGFEINETTAKIAKLLHPEADINLRSFETEFIDEKGNKKDFSQQYDLVIGNPPYGEHRGFYKGLGEEPQISKYEDYFVKRSLDSLKPNGVLAMVLPSGWLNRQKNLQNVSVLEGFRLPNGAFAGTQIGTDIIILRKNTQNISTDISNYFDNNPARILGETREKTNRFGRLEKYIHGNLDEALFKIEQFENRKETQRIGNLFEDLFLEEKPKGENKIPVPKRGSAEIEDFTRIENQNEQELNVTKTQEKIELVLSKLNNIKFKSPTITTEISKYEKLREDLITKPASFSEEKLTELIEKSDRIISIHNTKNQNEYKIQSKPELKKGVLKYQFSKQDKIVNTSLQNSSDISKEQIEAFRDSNYDGTLNNREKHYQFANFIDGNWVHDFYYTEGNIYAKLEQLERDFSDTNAFGGTENQYEKQKALLENVLPKAKSLDEIYISPNHEFVHKFGLGQIEKDQYNHITKRTESVIVDYNLAERFKDFVGTLSSEAFAGSSAWEVRSFVDNETFTGSDKERNALVRERRKTAANDLFYKFVREELSDDIRTRFVKDFNRNYNNIHVPDYSKFPLFSRIYLHFKGQELRLTEVQKAGIGRQTTKGVGLLAHEVGFGKTLSGILSMHEAMGRGNAKRPIIVVPNDTILKQWVETIFETIPNAKVNVLGNLGKDYDLSKFDNKDGEITIVTYEGFNNIGFSSEITEELSSKFSYISASEMKGVTNTERDLQIELQKEKEIEGKMKRGKIYDWEDFGFDHLTYDEVHNANHIVGKVKIEDRRFASDFRSQNQQTSKLGINTWMAAQYIQDKNDGRNVTLLSATPFTNRPLEYYSILSLIANKRLEESGYFNVNTFFETFMEADNDMEIDAKGDVMFKNNVRRFKNNSLFQQLLSEFIDIKGEEDNPELIRPNKINKEYKIEQNDLTREQYDLLSENFSETEKGAILTYILNARLIAISPYLSPYYESEEPSVKEFVENSPKLKQTMDLIYQNKKDLPESGQIIYSELAVAQFPKLKEYLITEIGYKPKEIGIITGATSKNQRIAVQNDFNEGKIKVVIGSEAIQEGMNLQENTTDVYMLTLPYNFTSLRQVEGRAWRQGNKNENVRINFMLTNDSIDVFMLQKLQSKQARYLEAMKKGADVLDISDISTQELKTSIITNPETRANIEIELMKRRIESEKNKHLADSAFVLRKYEDFLKVKELVTKAEHSYNRIEGYAKNGDENSDYWKNQLPSYQKTIDLHKAQVQEVVENLAQKGIDITQIEYQTKTTEDKIAELDKKLKELPAVRENLVVQYKIEKEEQLKINEQRNYLKERTIENKTLFGANQLESGTMHKGNQLLQQEDKYEQIFSTSSGRKR from the coding sequence GTGAAAGATGAAGATTTTTTTAATGAGATAAATGATGACATTTCTGTAGTTGAAGGAAATAAAAAGGAACTTATTGTTTTCACAAACAGTAAGGATACGCTTTCATTCTTGGAGCTTCTTCAATTGAACAAGCAAGTCAATAATAGAACATTGATTACCCTTAATTCCGGTTCAAATAGCAAAAAGTTCCTCAATAGATATCAGAATTATGATGGTAAAATGTTTCTTTGTCTTACCGGGGATAGAACGGGAAATGCAATAACCAGGAAAATTCTTACAGAATTTAATGACAAAAATATCAAAGACGTTCGTCCGTTGTATGAAATTTCTGAAAATGGGAATCAAGACCTGACCGAATATTTAGAGAATAAACTCAATCTTCAAGATAAAAATACTAATTTAGTTGAACCAAAAATTTCTGAAAATGAAAGCAATGCATTTGAATCCGGAAGAACATCCGATTCTCAGCAAGTGGGAAACGGAACACCTGAACGCAACACTGGAGAACTTAGACATAAGATCCAATCCGAGCAAAACGGAAGTTACGGAAGCGGACAAGCAGTGGGCAGCAACAATGCTGGAAATGGACTTGCAGGCACAGAGCGGCGTAATTTGGGAAACCGAGAACGAGGAAGAGTATCCTATGACAACTCACAACAGAATAATGTTGGAGAGACTCAAGGACGTTCCGTGGGCGGAATCGTACCCGGGAGAACTGTATCCGATAGAAGAAGACCCGATGGAGGACTTTCCGAGATAGGTGAGGAGTCAACAAATAATGTAGAGTTAGATGCTCTTATTTCAAAATATAAAGGACAAAAAGTGTCCAATGAACAAGTTGCGGAAGTAGTTTCCGCAGCTTGTTTTGTTTACGAGAATCACAAGGTTATTCTCACAGAAAACCTTAAAATCACCGATGATTTAAAAGAGATCTGCAACCAATTCCAAAGTGGCGGAACGGCAAAAGAAGGAAGAGGGATTTTAGACGAATATTATACGCAGGATAAAATTGTTGATGCAGTTCATAATTTAATTAAAGACCATTTTAAAACTCAAAAAGAAATTTCCGTTTTAGAACCAAGTGTTGGAACCGGAAATTTTATTTATGCTACTCACGAGCTATCTGTAAATTCTAAAATTACAGGTTTTGAAATCAATGAAACCACAGCAAAAATTGCTAAACTTCTACATCCCGAAGCTGACATCAATCTTCGTTCGTTTGAAACTGAATTTATTGATGAGAAAGGAAACAAAAAGGACTTTTCTCAGCAATACGATTTGGTAATTGGAAATCCGCCCTATGGCGAACATCGAGGATTTTACAAGGGATTGGGCGAAGAACCGCAAATTTCAAAGTATGAAGATTATTTTGTTAAACGGTCATTAGATTCCTTGAAACCCAACGGCGTTTTGGCGATGGTTCTTCCATCAGGTTGGCTCAACCGACAAAAGAATTTACAAAATGTTAGTGTTTTGGAAGGTTTCCGTTTACCCAATGGCGCTTTTGCAGGAACACAAATCGGAACCGACATTATCATTCTAAGAAAAAACACTCAAAATATCTCTACTGATATTTCTAACTATTTCGATAATAACCCAGCAAGAATTTTGGGTGAAACCCGAGAAAAAACCAACCGTTTCGGTCGATTAGAAAAATATATTCACGGAAATTTAGATGAAGCTTTATTTAAGATTGAACAGTTTGAAAATAGGAAAGAAACCCAGCGGATCGGAAATCTGTTTGAAGATTTGTTTTTAGAGGAAAAACCTAAAGGTGAAAATAAAATTCCTGTACCCAAAAGAGGAAGTGCAGAAATCGAAGATTTTACGAGGATTGAAAACCAAAATGAACAAGAACTCAATGTAACAAAAACTCAAGAAAAAATTGAACTGGTACTTTCTAAACTCAATAACATTAAGTTTAAATCTCCAACAATTACGACTGAAATAAGCAAGTATGAAAAGCTGCGAGAAGATCTGATCACAAAACCAGCATCATTTTCGGAGGAAAAATTAACAGAACTTATTGAGAAAAGTGATAGGATTATTTCTATTCACAATACAAAAAATCAGAACGAGTATAAAATTCAGTCAAAACCCGAACTCAAAAAAGGTGTTTTAAAATATCAATTCTCCAAGCAAGATAAAATTGTCAATACTTCATTACAAAACAGTTCTGATATTAGCAAGGAACAAATTGAAGCGTTTAGAGATAGCAATTATGACGGTACATTAAATAATCGCGAAAAGCATTATCAATTTGCCAACTTCATTGATGGAAACTGGGTTCACGATTTTTATTACACCGAAGGAAATATTTATGCGAAACTGGAACAATTGGAGCGGGATTTTTCTGATACAAATGCATTCGGAGGAACAGAAAACCAATACGAAAAACAAAAAGCATTATTAGAAAATGTCCTACCAAAAGCGAAATCACTGGATGAAATTTATATCAGTCCGAACCACGAGTTCGTACACAAATTTGGTTTAGGTCAAATAGAAAAAGACCAATACAATCATATTACAAAACGTACCGAATCAGTTATCGTAGATTACAATCTTGCCGAAAGATTCAAAGATTTTGTAGGCACTTTGTCAAGTGAAGCCTTTGCGGGTTCTTCAGCTTGGGAAGTGCGAAGCTTTGTAGATAATGAAACGTTTACAGGAAGCGATAAAGAGAGAAATGCTTTAGTCCGTGAAAGACGAAAAACTGCAGCGAATGACTTGTTCTACAAGTTTGTTCGGGAAGAACTTTCCGATGATATTAGAACTCGTTTCGTAAAAGATTTTAACCGCAATTACAATAACATCCACGTTCCGGATTATTCTAAATTCCCATTGTTTTCAAGAATCTATCTGCATTTTAAAGGTCAGGAATTGCGTTTGACCGAAGTTCAGAAAGCTGGAATCGGAAGACAAACTACAAAAGGAGTAGGCCTCTTAGCGCACGAAGTGGGTTTTGGCAAAACATTATCAGGAATCCTTTCAATGCACGAAGCTATGGGGAGGGGAAATGCGAAAAGACCAATCATTGTTGTCCCGAATGACACTATTTTGAAACAATGGGTGGAAACGATTTTTGAAACGATTCCCAATGCGAAAGTCAATGTTTTAGGGAATTTGGGGAAAGATTATGACCTTTCAAAATTTGATAATAAAGACGGAGAAATTACCATTGTTACTTATGAAGGCTTTAATAATATCGGATTTTCATCAGAAATAACCGAAGAACTTTCTTCAAAATTCAGTTACATCTCTGCAAGCGAAATGAAAGGAGTTACCAATACGGAAAGGGATCTCCAAATTGAGTTGCAGAAAGAAAAGGAGATTGAGGGAAAAATGAAGCGTGGTAAAATCTACGATTGGGAAGATTTTGGATTCGACCATTTGACCTATGATGAAGTTCATAATGCGAATCATATTGTAGGAAAAGTAAAAATTGAAGACCGAAGATTTGCTTCCGATTTTAGAAGTCAAAACCAACAGACTTCCAAATTGGGAATTAATACCTGGATGGCAGCTCAGTACATTCAAGACAAAAATGACGGCAGAAATGTAACTCTACTTTCCGCTACACCTTTTACCAATAGGCCATTGGAATATTATTCTATTCTTTCTTTGATAGCAAATAAAAGATTAGAAGAATCGGGATACTTCAACGTCAATACATTCTTCGAGACTTTTATGGAAGCGGATAATGATATGGAGATTGATGCAAAAGGTGATGTGATGTTTAAAAACAATGTTCGAAGATTTAAAAATAATTCGCTGTTTCAGCAATTACTTTCGGAATTCATTGATATAAAAGGAGAAGAAGACAATCCTGAACTGATTCGTCCCAACAAAATTAACAAAGAGTATAAAATTGAGCAGAATGATCTGACAAGAGAACAATATGACTTGCTCAGTGAAAATTTTTCTGAGACTGAAAAAGGAGCCATTCTAACGTATATTCTCAATGCCCGACTGATTGCAATTTCGCCATATCTGTCACCTTATTATGAAAGTGAGGAACCTTCTGTAAAAGAATTTGTTGAAAATTCTCCAAAGTTGAAACAGACGATGGATTTAATTTATCAGAATAAAAAAGATCTTCCTGAATCCGGACAAATCATTTATTCTGAATTAGCGGTTGCTCAATTTCCAAAACTGAAAGAATATCTCATAACAGAAATTGGTTACAAACCCAAAGAAATCGGAATTATTACCGGAGCTACCAGTAAAAATCAAAGAATTGCTGTTCAAAATGATTTTAATGAAGGAAAAATAAAAGTAGTTATTGGTAGTGAAGCCATTCAGGAAGGAATGAACCTTCAGGAGAATACAACAGATGTATATATGCTAACATTACCCTACAATTTCACTTCTTTGCGACAGGTGGAAGGACGGGCGTGGAGGCAAGGAAATAAAAACGAAAATGTGAGAATAAATTTTATGCTGACGAATGACAGTATTGATGTTTTTATGCTTCAAAAACTGCAATCCAAACAGGCCAGATATTTAGAAGCGATGAAAAAAGGAGCCGATGTTTTGGATATTTCGGATATCAGTACACAAGAGCTTAAAACGTCTATCATTACAAATCCAGAAACCAGAGCCAACATTGAAATCGAATTAATGAAAAGAAGGATCGAAAGTGAGAAAAATAAACACCTCGCAGATAGTGCATTTGTTCTGAGGAAATATGAAGATTTTCTCAAAGTAAAAGAGTTGGTGACCAAAGCTGAACATTCTTATAACAGGATTGAAGGCTATGCCAAAAATGGCGATGAAAATTCTGACTACTGGAAAAATCAGCTTCCTTCTTATCAGAAAACAATTGACCTGCACAAAGCTCAAGTTCAAGAAGTAGTTGAAAATTTAGCGCAGAAAGGAATAGATATTACTCAAATTGAATATCAAACCAAAACTACCGAAGATAAAATTGCAGAACTGGATAAAAAGCTGAAAGAACTTCCGGCAGTTAGAGAAAATTTAGTAGTTCAATATAAAATTGAAAAGGAGGAACAACTAAAAATTAATGAGCAAAGAAATTATTTGAAAGAAAGAACCATTGAGAATAAAACTCTTTTTGGTGCTAACCAACTTGAATCAGGAACTATGCATAAAGGAAATCAATTGTTGCAGCAAGAGGATAAATATGAGCAAATTTTTTCGACATCATCTGGGAGAAAAAGATAA
- a CDS encoding helix-turn-helix domain-containing protein: protein MKVNIITKEDLQEFKSELLEEIKNLFKSKTSEQKLWLRSSEVKELLKISSGTLQNLRDNGTISYTRVGATLYYNYKDIEELLNSNG, encoded by the coding sequence ATGAAAGTAAATATCATTACCAAAGAGGATCTTCAAGAATTTAAAAGTGAATTACTGGAAGAAATTAAAAATCTATTTAAAAGCAAGACTTCAGAACAGAAATTATGGCTGCGCTCATCAGAGGTCAAAGAACTTTTAAAAATTTCCTCTGGAACCCTACAAAACCTTCGTGACAATGGAACCATATCCTACACTCGTGTCGGTGCTACATTATATTATAATTATAAGGATATAGAAGAATTACTAAATAGCAATGGTTAA
- a CDS encoding aspartyl protease family protein, which produces MKTYTIHSLRIVFLLFPLFYNAAVIPFELIDGKIVIAVKIKNDQHQFIFDTGAFTIISPELQDKLDARKTNIIFEGIDANNSKSKMDVFSTNRLQIGGLDLKKVNFSFADVSWMSSRACQKISGVFGANMMKGKIWKLDFMNKIITISDQSNDIKSSNFLQIPFSEEDFTGVPRINVKIRNQNLQYIFDTGSAMGFTLDQNSYNRVRDDQFLTFEGMLAQSISSVSTGKKYVDLMEVQINNSNLRMQMVDSSFDSRNLLGTRFMKNYEVQLDFIHKNIMLYPNGGLPEYSSFGISLAPVKDALIIVNKLQIPQLSALSLNEKIVKVNQIDVSKVSSETFCIVKTLLDSNSSVTIETASKATFTLEKKNVLDYIK; this is translated from the coding sequence ATGAAAACTTACACAATTCACTCTTTGAGGATTGTCTTCTTACTTTTTCCTCTATTTTATAACGCCGCAGTAATTCCTTTTGAATTAATTGACGGAAAAATTGTGATTGCAGTAAAAATCAAAAATGATCAGCATCAATTTATTTTTGATACCGGAGCATTCACTATTATTTCACCTGAATTGCAGGATAAACTCGACGCAAGAAAAACAAACATCATATTTGAAGGAATCGATGCAAACAATTCGAAATCCAAGATGGATGTATTCTCTACAAATAGACTACAAATAGGAGGTCTGGATCTGAAAAAAGTAAATTTCTCTTTTGCCGATGTCAGTTGGATGAGTTCTCGTGCGTGTCAAAAAATAAGCGGTGTTTTTGGTGCCAACATGATGAAAGGAAAGATTTGGAAACTTGATTTTATGAACAAGATAATAACAATATCTGATCAAAGTAATGACATAAAATCATCAAATTTTCTACAGATTCCATTCTCCGAGGAGGACTTTACCGGTGTCCCACGGATAAACGTTAAAATTAGAAATCAGAACTTGCAGTATATTTTTGATACTGGCTCAGCAATGGGATTTACGCTCGATCAAAATTCATATAATCGAGTAAGGGACGATCAGTTTTTAACTTTCGAAGGAATGTTAGCTCAATCAATCAGCAGCGTAAGCACAGGAAAAAAGTATGTAGATTTAATGGAGGTTCAAATTAATAATTCAAATCTAAGAATGCAGATGGTGGATAGCAGCTTCGATTCACGAAACCTTTTAGGAACCAGATTTATGAAAAACTACGAGGTTCAGCTTGACTTTATTCATAAAAATATTATGCTATATCCAAATGGAGGTTTACCAGAATACTCATCTTTCGGGATCTCTTTAGCACCTGTGAAAGACGCTTTGATCATCGTCAACAAATTACAAATTCCTCAATTATCTGCATTGAGTCTAAATGAAAAAATTGTAAAAGTTAATCAAATTGATGTTTCTAAGGTCAGTTCGGAAACTTTTTGTATAGTGAAGACATTACTTGACAGCAATTCATCCGTCACTATAGAAACTGCATCTAAAGCAACTTTCACTTTAGAAAAGAAAAATGTACTTGATTACATTAAATAA
- a CDS encoding zinc-dependent alcohol dehydrogenase, which yields MPEPQIEHPEDAIVRVLRSCICGSDLHLYHGLVPDTRVGTTFGHEFIGEVVEIGSSVQKLKVGDKVMVPFNIACGKCAFCKQELFGNCHESNSMATAVGGIFGYSHTAGGFQGGQSEYARVPYADVGPTVIPDWMDPDDAVLLTDVVPTGYQAAEMAGIQKGDNVVIFGAGPIGIMAAKSAWLFGAGRVIVIDHLEYRLDFVAKYAQCEAYNFNSIGDPVVFIKTQTDSMGADVCIDAVGCEAKGNLTNTVLGTKLLLQGGSTTALHWAINAVKKGGIVSIVGVYGPIDALVPIGNIVNKGITIRANQAAVKRHLPKLIEHVKNGVLDPKQIITHRVPLEEVADAYHIFSRKLDGCIKTVLIPPTA from the coding sequence ATGCCGGAGCCGCAAATAGAACATCCGGAAGACGCTATTGTGCGGGTTTTGAGATCCTGCATCTGTGGTTCAGATTTACATCTTTATCATGGCCTTGTTCCCGATACGCGTGTGGGAACCACCTTTGGGCATGAATTCATCGGGGAAGTGGTAGAAATCGGTTCTTCCGTACAAAAACTGAAAGTAGGCGACAAAGTAATGGTGCCTTTCAATATTGCATGTGGAAAATGTGCTTTCTGTAAACAGGAACTTTTTGGGAACTGCCACGAATCAAATTCAATGGCTACTGCAGTAGGAGGTATCTTCGGCTACTCCCATACGGCGGGTGGCTTTCAAGGTGGGCAGTCCGAATATGCGCGCGTTCCGTACGCAGACGTGGGACCAACCGTAATTCCTGACTGGATGGATCCTGACGATGCAGTGCTGCTCACAGATGTCGTTCCCACCGGCTATCAGGCAGCAGAGATGGCTGGTATTCAGAAAGGCGATAACGTAGTAATTTTCGGTGCCGGGCCTATTGGTATTATGGCTGCGAAATCTGCGTGGCTTTTCGGTGCGGGTAGAGTGATCGTAATCGACCATCTGGAATACAGGCTTGATTTTGTAGCAAAATATGCACAATGTGAAGCTTATAATTTTAATAGTATTGGCGACCCGGTTGTGTTTATCAAAACCCAAACTGATTCCATGGGTGCAGATGTCTGTATAGATGCTGTGGGTTGCGAAGCAAAAGGAAATTTGACCAACACGGTTCTCGGAACGAAGCTGCTTTTGCAGGGTGGCTCTACAACCGCACTTCATTGGGCAATTAATGCCGTGAAAAAAGGAGGTATAGTGTCAATTGTAGGTGTTTACGGCCCGATAGATGCATTGGTGCCAATAGGAAATATAGTGAATAAAGGAATTACGATTCGTGCAAATCAGGCCGCTGTAAAACGCCACTTGCCCAAGCTCATTGAGCATGTGAAAAACGGAGTTCTGGACCCTAAACAAATCATTACCCATCGAGTTCCGCTGGAAGAAGTGGCAGACGCTTATCATATATTTTCACGAAAGCTTGACGGCTGCATAAAGACAGTGCTTATTCCGCCAACCGCATAA
- a CDS encoding type 1 glutamine amidotransferase domain-containing protein: MSKKVLFVLTSHDKLGDTGNKTGFWTEELAAPYYALSDKEVEITLASPKGGHPPIDPKSEEPSSQTDATRRMDNDELLQDKLKNTHQLSEVKSEDYDAVFYPGGHGPLWDLAEDKVSQQLIVDFYTNSKPVAFVCHAPGVLKDVKINGEYLVKGKNVTGFTNTEEEAVQLTDVVPFLVEDMLKKNGGVYSKIEDWSPYAIVDGILVTGQNPASSEKVAEELLKLI, from the coding sequence ATGAGTAAAAAAGTTTTATTCGTGCTTACGAGTCACGACAAATTGGGAGATACCGGTAATAAAACCGGATTTTGGACAGAAGAATTAGCAGCCCCTTACTATGCATTATCTGATAAAGAAGTAGAAATTACTTTGGCATCACCAAAAGGAGGCCATCCACCGATTGATCCTAAAAGTGAAGAACCTTCATCGCAGACCGATGCTACTCGCAGAATGGATAATGATGAGCTATTACAGGATAAATTAAAAAATACACACCAATTATCAGAAGTCAAAAGTGAAGATTATGATGCCGTGTTTTATCCTGGTGGTCATGGTCCGTTGTGGGATTTGGCTGAAGATAAAGTTTCACAACAACTTATTGTTGATTTTTATACCAATAGTAAACCTGTCGCATTTGTATGCCATGCTCCCGGAGTTTTGAAGGATGTAAAGATAAATGGCGAGTATCTGGTAAAAGGGAAAAATGTAACTGGATTCACCAATACTGAGGAAGAGGCGGTACAGTTAACTGATGTTGTTCCTTTTTTGGTTGAAGATATGCTGAAAAAGAATGGTGGTGTGTACAGTAAGATCGAAGACTGGAGTCCTTATGCGATAGTTGACGGAATATTAGTAACGGGACAAAATCCTGCGTCTTCCGAAAAGGTGGCAGAGGAACTTTTGAAACTTATTTAG
- a CDS encoding DNA-3-methyladenine glycosylase, with protein MKLSSSYYTNPSAEFLAKDLLGKILCTRTDDGITSGIIVETEAYFGTLDKASHAYGNRRTPRTETMYIEGGVAYVYLCYGIHFLLNVVTSVKDDPQCVLIRSIEPLEGLEIMEMRRKMPADQKAISSGPGSVTKALGIDSSFNKDILTGDRIWIEDRAISFHTSQVSTVPRIGIAYAQEHASLPLRFFVKDSKFVKVK; from the coding sequence ATGAAATTATCATCATCATATTATACAAATCCGAGTGCTGAATTTTTAGCAAAAGATTTACTGGGAAAAATACTTTGTACCCGAACAGATGATGGCATCACTTCAGGTATTATTGTAGAAACAGAAGCATATTTCGGTACTCTCGACAAAGCTTCTCACGCCTATGGAAACCGCCGGACGCCGCGAACGGAAACCATGTACATTGAAGGAGGCGTTGCTTACGTGTACCTCTGCTACGGTATCCATTTCCTGCTGAATGTAGTTACATCGGTAAAAGACGATCCGCAATGTGTTCTCATCAGAAGCATCGAACCACTTGAAGGCCTGGAGATCATGGAAATGAGAAGAAAAATGCCGGCAGATCAGAAGGCTATTTCTTCCGGTCCCGGATCAGTGACCAAGGCTCTGGGAATCGACTCTTCTTTTAATAAAGATATCCTGACAGGAGATCGCATCTGGATTGAAGATCGTGCAATTTCCTTCCATACATCCCAGGTAAGCACCGTACCAAGAATCGGTATTGCCTATGCACAGGAACATGCCAGTTTACCTTTGCGATTTTTTGTGAAGGATTCTAAGTTTGTTAAAGTCAAGTAG
- a CDS encoding serine hydrolase domain-containing protein, protein MKRSHQAGFFNGNVLVSKNNKIIYHTSFGFTDASKTKKLTLDYRFNIGSITKEFSAAAIMHLKEKGKLQLTDKVSKFIPELPKWANEVRIKDLLQYTSGIPNVNWKKIKNDKDLFDGLMLVDTLDFKPGTRYDYNNNNIFLRQFIVERITGMPIKKYAEKFIFKPCEMNSSILTPFENEENIARGFNNDLVPDKADLDITGGTYLTTVDLLKWTDYLHKNKIMSSKSVYELGQQFNLPKTQSALGKATFNNEKLTAHSHDGRAGSYEAILVSDLNEQFTVILLGNNHNGKLFELSDAISAILKDQKYSFSKE, encoded by the coding sequence ATGAAAAGGTCACATCAGGCCGGTTTCTTTAATGGAAATGTGCTCGTCTCAAAAAATAATAAAATTATTTATCATACTTCTTTTGGATTTACCGATGCTTCAAAAACTAAAAAATTAACGCTCGACTATCGTTTTAATATTGGCTCAATAACCAAAGAATTCAGTGCCGCTGCAATCATGCATTTGAAAGAAAAAGGCAAACTACAATTAACTGACAAAGTCTCTAAATTTATTCCAGAATTACCCAAATGGGCTAATGAGGTTCGCATCAAAGATCTGTTGCAATATACCAGTGGAATCCCTAATGTCAACTGGAAAAAGATTAAAAATGACAAAGACCTTTTTGATGGTTTAATGCTCGTTGACACGCTTGATTTTAAACCCGGCACACGTTATGACTATAATAACAATAACATTTTCCTGAGACAGTTTATTGTGGAAAGAATAACAGGAATGCCTATTAAAAAGTACGCTGAAAAATTCATATTTAAACCTTGTGAAATGAATTCCTCGATTCTGACACCATTCGAAAATGAAGAAAATATTGCCCGCGGATTTAATAATGATTTAGTTCCGGATAAAGCTGATCTAGACATAACCGGAGGAACCTATTTAACAACGGTAGATCTTTTAAAATGGACAGATTATCTTCACAAAAACAAGATAATGAGTTCTAAATCTGTCTATGAGCTCGGACAACAATTTAATTTGCCAAAAACTCAATCAGCACTGGGAAAAGCGACCTTTAATAATGAAAAGTTAACCGCGCATTCACACGATGGAAGAGCCGGAAGTTATGAAGCGATATTAGTTTCTGATTTAAATGAACAGTTCACGGTCATCTTATTAGGAAATAACCACAACGGAAAACTTTTTGAACTGTCAGATGCAATTTCAGCCATATTGAAAGATCAGAAATACAGCTTTTCTAAAGAATAA